Within the Nitrospira sp. genome, the region CGTCTGCTGAAGCCGGAGGATTGCGTGTGTGTGATTTCTGACCAGGCTCGGGACGTGCGCCGGCCGCAGCACGAGAGCCGGGAATGTGTCCCGCTCCTCGTCTTCGGCCCCAAGTTGGCTCGTGGAGTCAATCTGGGAGACCGGATGAGCTATGCCGACCTGGGGCAGACCATTGTCGAGGCATTCGACGGAGCGAGACTGTCCGTGGGAGAGAGTTTCCTCGCGGCCTTGCGGTCGGGGTGAGGACAAAAGGGATTTGTCATGGGATACGATGCGCGCGTGCAGGCTCTGGGGCTGATCTTGCCAATCGCGCCGAAGCCGGTGGCGAACTACATTCCGGCCGCGCTTGTCGGCGAGCTGCTTTTCTTGAGCGGCGTCTTGCCTTTTCGGGAAGGGCACGTGGTGTCGCCCGGCAAACTCGGTCGCGAGGTGACCATCGAGCAAGGCGAAGCAGCAGCCCGCCAGGCGGTGCTGAACGCGTTGGCGATCGTGCGGACGGAGCTCGGGACGCTCGACAAAGTTCGTCGCATCGTCAAGTTGACCGGTCACGTGGCCTCCGCGCCGGAATTCGTGCAGCAGCCTGCTGTTATCAACGGAGCGTCCGATCTGCTGGTGCAGGTGTTCGGCGACGCCGGTCGGCACACACGCGTGGCAGTTGGGGCGGCCGAATTACCCCTGAACGCGGCCGTAGAGTTGGAATTGATTCTCCAGGTGCATGCCGAGGCGTGACCTTGCCGCGCTTGTACCCCCATCGCCGGTTGCCTTGACACCCAAAAAAATCGCTTGTTATAGTGCCACGATCCCCTGAACGAGGATTTTGCCTCCCCCGTATGACGGGTTTGCTGCGTGGGGAACAACCGGACACGCAGGGGCCGTAGACCTTTCTCCTTTCACGAAACGAGAATCATTATGCGTCGCACACTTGTTTCTCTGTCGGTTGCTCTGCCTCTGCTCGCCTGGGCGTCACTGTTCCTCGCGGACCTGTCCATCGCCGAAGCAGGCACATCTCAAGATAAGACCGAGATTCAGATGGCACCGGATGCGGCGGCCCCAGGCGCCGTCGTCGTGATCGTCGGAGATGAGTTCGGTCAGTTTGCTAACGCACAGGATAGCCGAGTGCTCTTCAACGGGATTCCGGCACTCGTCCAGCGCTGGGAACCTTCCTTGATCGAGGTACGCGTGCCGTCCGACGCCAAGGACGGTACCGTGGAAGTGCACAAAGGGACGCAGCGCATCGTGGCCGGGCAGTTCACCGTCACACGACCTGTTATCGATCGCGTCGAACCGGCGGAAACGGAGGCCGGTGCGATTCTGCATATCAAAGGACAGCACTTCGGACCGACCGCCGGCCCGCGCGATCCGAATTCGATGTTTGGGGTGAACGACGTGGTCATAGGTGGCGTCGTCGTGCGCGCGCGTCGATGGCATGACGATAAGATCGAGGTGCAGGTGCCGAGTAATGCCAAGAGCGGGTCGGTCCAAGTCCGCTTGGGTTCGTCGGATCCTCTGCCGGACGGCTCATGCTGTGCGGAACTGCAGCGGACGACCAGCAACACAGCGGAGGTAAAGTTGCTGCCGACGGTTCGCATCGATCCCGTTGCGGGTCCGGTCGGCACGAAGGTCGTGATATTCGGATCAGCTTTCGGCAAGGACAAGGGGCCGAACGACGCCATTACTTTTGGCGGTCATCCGGCTGTCATTGATCAATGGAAGGATACGACGATCGTCGCTCATGTGCCGCTTGACGCGGAATCGGGACCGGTCGTGCTCAGACATGGCGACGAACAGCGTACCGTGGGGAAATACCAGGTCAATGTCCCCAAGGTGACCAGCATGACGCCGATGGGCGCACCGATCGGGACGATGGTAAAAATCACGGGCGAAAATTTCGGGCTCTATTCGGAGAGCGGGTCGTCTGCATTTGCATTCACCGATTTCAATATCGGGGACAACGGGATCGAGTTCGGCGGGGTGCCGGGGATTGTGTACCGGTGGCACGATAACCGCATCGATGCATGGGTTCCGTTCAGTGCCAAGGACGGGCCGGTGATCGTCACACGTGGTGCGAACCGACCGAATCCGGACGGGAGCTGTTGCGCAGAGAAGAAGGTCCTGAAGTTTCAGGCCGGCACCTTCACGGTCGTGACCCCGCGCGTCACGTCCTATTCTCCGCATTCGGCAGGCCTGGATGACATCGTGACGATCAAGGGATCGGGCTTCGGCGACTTCATCAAGATGCGTGAAACTGTCAAGATCGGCATGGCGGAGCATGCGTACAAACGCAAAGCTCAGGACATCGACGAGAACATCTCTCGTACGGAGGTCTTGTTCAACGGCGTCGCTGTGCAAGTGGTGTCGTGGAAGGACGACGAGATCAAGATCCGCGTTCCTCGCCGACACCTGTGGGGAATCGGCAAGGGGCAGGAATTCCAGCCCGATCTGTCGAAAGGCCAAATCGTGGTCCGCAGAGGGTCTTGGGACCCGCTTCCAGACGGCACGTGCTGTCATCCGCAGCAGTATATTTCCATTCCGGTCGGCGACTTCACGATTGAAGCGCGTGGTCTTCCCGACCAGGATTGGTACCAAAACAATCGTTACGACGCCGATACCAACCAGTAAGACCGTCATCACGACAAGTCGTTCTTGTGCCATCGTTACGACCGGGTTTCCAGAGTGTTCGACAGCCTCGCCAAGTGCTGCGAAGGACCTTCGGCACGAGTCTAATCGTGCTCTGCCTCGCGGCATCGGTCCAACTCCTCCAGCACATTGCCTCGGCTACAGACGGCTCGGATCGTATCGGCATTGCCGCGCAGCGGAGCGGAACTGCGCATACGCTGTTGTCCGTGTATTTTCAAAGCCCTCAGCTGGGATGGGCGGTCGGCGGCGGCGGCACGATCATAAGGACGGAAGACGGTGGCAAACGGTGGACATCTGCGAAGAGCGGGACATCCGTTTTGCTCACCGGAGTGACGTTTCCGGACGACCGCAATGGGTGGGTCGTGGGTGCGGGAGGGACCATCCTGTTCAGCGTCGATGGTGGGGAGCGATGGCGGAGACAACTCAGCGGAACTCAGAATACGTTGTACGCCGTGACGTTCTTGACGCCGGCGCTTGGGTGGGTGGTTGGTGAGCGCGGGTTGATCATGCGGACGGATGACGGGGGCCGCCGGTGGTCCGAGCAGGCGGCGGTCACAAATGCGAATCTGTACGGTGTCGTATTTCGGGATCCCCAACACGGCGTGGCGGTCGGGGCGCTCGGGACGATCCTCGTGACGGACGATGGGGGCGAATCATGGCAGGTGAAGGACACCAAGAGCACAGGAACGTTCTTCGACGTCGGTTTTTCCGATGCCGTCACCGGTTGGGTGGTCGGCAATGCGGGTGCCATGATGCTCACGACCGACGGCGGAGAAAGCTGGACGGATCGCACCCTGTCGTGCATCGGTCTCTGTACGCGCGTCACGGACTTACTCAAGATTCGCTTTACGGCTCCCAACACCGGCTGGATCGTCGGCGAACGGGGTACCTTGTATCGGTCCACCGACGGAGGAGGGTCTTGGGCCGCACAACCGCCGCTAGGGCGAGATTCGTTGTTCGGCCTGTCCTTCGGTGATGCCCGGCACGGCTGGGCTGTTGGAGAAAACGGGACCATCCAGGCCATTCACCCGTGACCATCTTACTTCGATTGTATCGCCGTTCCCAGTCGGCCAAGACGGCCTTGGATGATGCTGATCGCCGCCAGGGACGCGGTTTCTGATCTCAGAATATTCTCCCCCATTCCGACCGGCACAGCCCCCTTTTTCACAAGACCGTCGATTTCCTTCTCCCTCCATCCGCCCTCCGGGCCTACCAAGAGCGTGATTGTCTGCTGTCGGGTGTCCAGTCCGACCGTCTGAAGGCTCACGGCGTGCGTGCGTTCGAGAAGGACCAGTGCGAGGCCTGGTGAATCCCACTGTATCATCCACTGCTCAAGCGACAGGGGACCGGCCACAACCGAAGGAAGCCACCGTTCTGATTGCTGCGACGCTTCGATCGAGATGCGCTGCCATCGTTCCCGCTGCGCCTCTGCTCGCTTGGGATCGGGACGGACGACGCTCTGATCGGTCACGAGCGGTTGAATGGATTCCACACCGAGTTCCGTGGCTTTTTGAATCACCCAGTCCATACGGTCGTGTTTGAGAATGGCTTGGGCGAGGACGAGTTGGGGAGATGGGGGCGTGACGGCGTCGGTCGACTCTGCGATGTGCGATGTCAAGCGTGTGCGGTCGACCGACGTCACGGTCGTGCGATAACGACGCACTCCTGGCACCGTCAAGTACAGGGTGTCGCCGGGTTGGCTCCGAAGACTCGCCCGAAGGTGGTGCAAGAGAGCACCGGAAACAGTAATCACCTCTCCTTGCACATTGGAGGGATCGATAAAGAAGGCCGGCATGGGAGGCGAGTGACCGCTAGGGGTCGCGGCGAACCGATGATAGGACGCTACTCAAAGAGGGTCTTCACCTTATCCAAGAGCCCTTCTCCATCTTGCTCCAGAGACATTCCGCTGTCCTTGGCAAACTCCTTGAGGAGATCCTTCTGGCGTTCGCTGAGCTTCGTCGGGATTTGGACCTTGACCGTGCAAATCTGATCGCCTGGATGGGCTCCCTTCAGGCTTGGAATGCCTCCGCCTTTGATTCGGACCGGACTATCGTGCTGGGTGCCGGGCGTCACCTTGATCGTCGCCGACCCTTTGAGCGTTGGAACTTCCACTTTTCCGCCCAGACTGGCCGTGATGAAGCTGATAGGCACGTCGCAGACGATATCCGTCCCGCGGCGGCTGAATACCGGATGCGGTTTGACCCTCAATGCGACAAACAGGTCTCCCGGGGGTCCTCCATTCAGGCCGTGCTCGCCCTCGTTTGAAAGCCGGAGGCGCATGCCATCTTCGATTCCGGCCGGAATTTGGACCGAGAGCAATCGTTCTCGATAGAGGCGTTGTCGTCCCTGGCAGGTCTTGCAGGGCTCCGTGATGACCTGGCCGTTTCCGTTGCAGTGGTGACACGTGCGGCTGATACTGAAGAAGCCCTGTTGCAGGCGTAGTTGTCCCGTACCCTTGCAACTCGGGCACACTTTCACGGAGGCTTGGGACCGGGCGCCCGTGCCCTGGCAGTCCTGGCAGGTTTCCCAACGAGGAATCTTGAGTTTGGCTTCTTTGCCGAATACGGCTTCTTCGAAGGTCAGCTCGAGGTTATATTGAAGATCGGATCCACGCTCGCCGCGCTGTCTGGTGCCCCCACGGGCCCCACCGAAGAAATCCTCAAAAATGTCGTTGAAAATGTCACCGAAGCCGCCTTGGCCAAAATCGAATCCTTCGAATCCGGCGCCGCCTTGGGCGCCCGCATGACCAAATGCATCGTAGCGCCGGCGCTTGTCCTGATCGCTGAGAACCTCGTACGCCTCGGCGATTTCCTTGAATCGCTCCTCAGCCTGCTTTTTGTCCCGATCACTCTGTTGCACATCGGGATGATGCTGGCGGGCGAGCTTTCGGAAGGCCTTCTTGATGTCCTCATCGGAGGCCGTTCGTTCAAGGCCAAGCGTTTCGTAGTAGTCGCGCTTGCTCACGGATGAATACGCTTTCTCTCAGCGGTTGGAGGAAAGACAAAGACCGAGCCTGAGGGCGTCAGGGCTCGGTCTTCGACAGGCTCATTATAGGCTACTTCTTGTCCTTGTCCACTTCTTCGAATTCTGCGTCCACAACCTTTTCGTCCGTCTTCTGGGCACCGTCCCCACCTTGAGGTGACTCGCCGCCCGGGGTCGCCGCGGCGGAGGCTTTCTTGTACATCTCCTCGGCCAGTTTGTGCGAGGCCGTGGTCAAGGCCTGGGTCGCGGACTGAATGGCGGCAGCGTCCGTGCCCTCCATGGCTTTTTTGAGCGATGCGAGCGCTTCTGTGATTTGGTTCTTGTCGGACTCGGCGATCTTGTCGCCGTGTTCGGCCAGATTTTTCTCGGTGCCGTAGATCAGGCTGTCCGCCTGGTTCTTTGCTTCTGCCAACTGGCGGCGCTTTTTATCCTCGTCGGAGTGGCTTTGTGCGTCGCGCACCAGGTTTTCGATCTCTTCCTTGCTGAGACCGCTGGACGCCGTAATCTTGATGGATTGTTCTTTGCCCGTGCCGAGATCCTTCGCGGACACGTGGACGATACCGTTGGCATCGATGTCGAACGTCACCTCGACCTGCGGCATGCCGCGCGGTGCCGGTGGAATCCCCACGAGGTCAAATTGCCCAAGCAGCTTGTTGTCGTTGGCCATCTCACGTTCGCCCTGGAAGACGCGGATGGTGACCGCGGTTTGGTTATCCGCGGCGGTTGAGAAGACTTGACTCTTTTTCGAGGGGATCGTCGTATTGCGCTCGATCAAGTGCGTGAAAATCCCGCCAAGGGTTTCGATGCCCAAGGTGAGAGGGGTCACGTCCAGGAGGAGCACGTCCTTGACCTCTCCCTTCAAGACGCCACCTTGTATGCCCGCTCCGATGGCCACCACTTCGTCGGGGTTGACCCCTCGATGCGGTTCCTTTCCGAAGAAGTCCTTCACCGTCTGGATGACCTTGGGCATGCGGGTCATGCCACCGACCAGCACGACTTCGTTGATGTCCCGAGCGGACACACCGGCATCGGCGAGCGCTTTTTTGCAGGGCTCAATCGTGCGCTGCACGAGGTCGTCCACCAGCTGTTCCAGCTTGGCACGAGTCAGCTTGGTCACCAGGTGTTTGGGACCGCTTGCATCCGCGGTAATGAACGGCAGGTTGATCTCGCTCTCCTGTGAGGACGACAACTCGATCTTGGCACGTTCGGCCGCTTCTTTGAGCCGCTGGAGTGCCATGCGATCCTTCCGCAGATCGATGCCTTGATCCTTCTTGAATTCATCGACCAGCCAGTCCATCACGCGCAAATCGAAGTCGTCTCCTCCCAAGTACGTGTCGCCGTTGGTCGACTTGACCTCGAAGACGCCCTCTCCGATTTCCAGGATCGAGATGTCGAACGTTCCGCCGCCCAGGTCGTACACGGCGATGCGCTCGTCTTTTTTCTTGTCCAAGCCGTAGGCCAAGGACGCCGCGGTCGGCTCATTGATGATGCGGAGCACCGTGAGGCCCGCGACCTGTCCCGCGTCCTTGGTCGCTTGCCGCTGGCTGTCGTCGAAATAGGCCGGGACGGTAATGACCGCCTCGCTCACCTTTTCTCCGAGGTAATCTTCCGCCGTCTGTTTCATCTTTTGGAGGATCATCGCGGAGACTTCCGGCGGACTATAGCTCTTGCCGCGAATTTCGACGTGGGCGTCGCCATTGCTTGCTTCCAGGACCTTGTACGGGAGACGCTTGATGGCGTCCTGTACTTCCTTTGAGCGGAACTTGCGTCCCATGAGCCGCTTGACGGAGTAGATGGTGTTTTCCGGATTGGTGATCGCCTGTCGTTTGGCAATCTGACCGACCAATCGTTCGCCTTTATCGGTGATCGCCACAACAGAGGGAGTAGTACGACTTCCCTCAGCATTCGCGATCACAACGGGATCCCCGCCACTCATGATGGCCACGCAGGAGTTCGTCGTGCCTAAATCGATGCCGATGACTTTTCCCATGGATACGCTCCTTCCGTAAAACTCATCTAAACCGTGAACTCGTTGTTAGAAACCCGATGCGCGTCCGGCTCTGGTTAGGCCTCACCCGACGGGGATGCCGACGCGACACTGACCATGGCGGCCCTGAGAACGCGCTCGTGCAACAGGTACCCTTTCTGGTATTCCTCCACCACATGACCGGGCTGGACGGCGTCGGATTCCACCTGAGCTACGGCTTGGTGCTGAGTAGGATCGAAGGGTTGCCCCTCCGATTGGACCTGCTTGACCCCAAATTTCCCCAGGCTTTCGAGTAACTGTTTCAAGGTCAATTCCACACCCTGGATCAAGGCATCGCCGCCCGATGTTTCCTTCGAAGCCTTGATGGCTCGCTCCAGGTTGTCGATCACGGGCAAGACCTCTCGCAGGACCGATTCATTGCCGAAGCGGATGCTGTCTCGTTGCTCGCGCTGGGACACTCGCTTGTAATTTTCCATTTCGGCCGCGAGCCGCAGATACCGGTCGTGCCAGGATTGTGCCTCCTCTGCCTTCGCAGCGAGCGCAGATTTCAGCGATTCCTGTTCCTCCGTCTCCGCGGACGCGTCCTGAGCTTCGGCTTCGTTTGGAACATCCAAGTCATTGAAGTTGTGACTTTTTTCTTGTGAATCGTCCACGCGCAATACCTCTACCCGTTCCGAGATAGTCACTGCACACCTAAAGTCAACCAGGCCCGTAATATTTCCTCAGATTTTCGGCCGAGGAGAGTGAAGAGTCAGATTCGATCGCCGAGGCTACGGGCATACAGCAACGCAAGGCCTTCCAGCGTGAGGAAGGGGCGGATCTCTTGAATTCGCTGGGACTCCGGCGCGATGACGGAGGCAAGCCCGCCTGTCGCAATGACGTGTGGGGTCGTACAGAGCTCGCGAACCATTCGGTCGACAATATGATCCACGAGGCCGGCATAGCCATAAATCAGCCCGGACTGCATGCTGCTGGCTGTGTCGCGGCCGATAACGGTCTTCGGCTTTTGAAGGGCTACCTTCGGAAGCTTGGCTGTGCGCGACCACAACACATCCGCGCTGATTCCTAGACCGGGGGCGATCACGCCGCCAAGATACTCTCCCTGACTCGTGACCGCGCAAAACGTGGTCGCCGTCCCGAAATCGATGATGATGAGGTCGCTCCGATAAAGATAAAAGGCTGACGCTGCATTCACAATCCGGTCGCTCCCGATTTCCCTTGGATTTGCATAGCGGAGGGTCAGGCCGGTGTCCATGTCCGATGTCACGAACACAGGAGTCCGATGAAAATACGTTTCGCTGAGGAGTTCGAACGTCTGAGCGAGTGAGGGGACCACGCTCGAAATAATGACGCCCTCCACAGCCTCGGCATCGAATCCCGATAGACGAACCAAGCCGCGGAAGTCGAGCCCATATTCATCCGCGGTCTTTGACGCGTCGGTGGCCAGACGCCAGTGCCCCTTGAGGGTGGGCCCTTCGAAGAGTCCCCAGACGACGTTGGTATTTCCAATATCAATCGCGAGCAGCATACGTCACGCTGAACGTAAGTGGACCACATCGCCTGCCAACACTTCAACTAGCTCTTCCGCCGGGCCGATTGAAGCTTCCCGCCTGGCTTCGACCAGGAGCGCACCCGAAGGGGCGATGTCACGCGCCCGGCCAACCAGGCACACATCGTGCTGGCGGTCGATCCGTACCATTCGTCCGATCGTTCCACAAGCTTGCCGATACTCCCGACGGACGTGTTCCACGTCGCCGCCACAGACCGAGTCGAGGCGAGGCTCGAGTTCGTTGAGGATCGAGGCGAAAAGCGAAGCGCGCTGAACTTCTGTTCCGGTATGGATTGCAAGCGAGGTCGCAGCTTCTGTCAGTTCATCGGGGAAGTCTCTCGCGTGCTGGCTGACGTTCAGCCCAATGCCCACGATCAGGGCGAGCGAACGATCGGCTGTGGCGAGACTTTCGCACAGAACGCCGCCGAGCTTTCTCTCCTGCATGAGCAGGTCGTTCGGCCATTTCAATGTTGGTTCAAGGCCTAAAGATCGGCGTATGCCCGCCGCGACTCCGACGGCCGCAGCCAGCGGGATCCAGGTGATCCACTCCTGCTTGCCTTCGACGGGAAGAAGGGGACGAAGCAAGACCGAAAAGCACAGGCTTTTTCCTGGCTCGGAGTACCACTGGCGACCCCGACGCCCCCGGCCGGCTGATTGCCGGTCTGCGCAGACGACCGTTCCGTGAACGACGCCTCGGCCGGCGAGCCGGCCGGCTTCCGCGTTCGTCGAATCGACGTGCTCGAAACAGTGCAGCGCGCGTCCAACATGTTGTGTGTGCAAAAGGGCAGAAATGGATTCTGGCGAAAGTTCCTGGTGCATGCTGTCGAATGCAGGGTGAAGGACGACGCCGATCACTCCGTGAGTTGGTTATACCGTGAGATCGAGACCGATGTCGACGGCGGGGGCCGAATGGGTGAGGGCTCCAATGGAGATATACGTAGGGCCGAGGGCGGCATAGTCGGCGACGTTCGCGAGCGTGATGCCGCCAGAGACTTCCGTTTGGGCACGCCCGCCAATCAGGTCGATCGCGCGGCGGACCATCGCGGGCGGCATGTTGTCGAGTAGAATGATGTCGGCGCGTCCCTCCAGCGCAGGAGGAATCTGCTCGAGGGAGTCCGCCTCCACGATGACATGCGTCTGGAACCCTCCGCGGTTCTTGGCGAGACGGCAGCACTCGGTCAGGCTCTGCCCAAGGTGAGATGCCAGCAGAAGATGGTTGTCCTTGATCAGGATTCCGTCACTCAGAGACAGGCGATGATTGCTTCCACCGCCCACGCGGACAGCCCACTTTTGCAGCGTCCGCAGACCGGGGGTCGTCTTGCGTGTATCGAGAATGATGACGTGATACGCTTTGACGGCCTCGCAGAATCGTGCCGTGAGGGTGGCGATGCCGGAGAGGTGCTGAAGGAAATTCAAGGCCACGCGTTCGCCGCTCAAGATCGAACGACCGTCTCCTGTCACGGTCAGGATGGCATCGCCGGGCTGAGCTGTCTGTCCATCGGCGCAATTGCGGACGAACGTGAGGCCCGCATCGACTTGGCGGAAGGCTTCTTCTGCCAAGGGGACGCCGGCGACGGTGAGGGTCTGTTTCGCCAAAATGGTTCCGGTTGCCCGGATAGGTGATGGGAACAGGGTGGAGGTAGTGAGGTCGCCGGACGGGAGATCCTCAAAAAGTGCCAGCCGGACGAGATGACTGATGTGTTCCTGCGAAGGTGCAGAGGTCGCGGTAGGCATCAGCTCATCGCCTTGAGCTGTTCCAGGCTGCTCCCGAGGATCTCCAGGTTTTGCTGAATGGCGGCTTTCCGCTGTAGGTGATCGAGCTTGACCTCGTCCGGCGCCTTGTCCATAAACTCCTTGTTATTGAGCTTCGTCTCTAGGCGTGACTTCTCTCGGGTTTCCTCGGCCTGCTGTTTTTCGATGCGTTCCCTCGCCTTCTGAAGATCGATCTCTTCGCCTACTGGTATTCCGATCGTCATTCCCTGTCGAGCAAGTATGAGCATGCGCCTCGTTGGCCAGGTGCCCTTCTCAGCAAGATGCGCCTTACCCTTTCCAAGCGCATCGAGATAGAGGTTCCCGGCCCGAAAGGAATAGCGTTCACTTCCCGTGACGCTATCGAGATAAAAATCGAGATTGTGCGAAGAAGGCAAATTTAACAGAGACCGGCCGGTTCGAAGAAGCGAGATGGCGCGTTGTAGTGCCTCCATAGACTGCTCCGCCCCCAGCGCTTGGGTGTTGGTGATGTCTGACGGCAATTCAGCATTCGGAAAAGGTGCGATCATGACACTATCACCGTCATGCGGAATGGCCTGCCAGAGTTCCTCGGTAAGAAACGGCATGAAAGGATGGAGAAGCCGCATCAGCTTCTCGAAGGACTCCACGAGCGTCTGTCTGGCGCCAGGCGCGGAGGCAGGGTCTTGAAGTGAAACCTTCGCCATCTCCAAGTACCAGTCGCAGTACTCATGCCATACGAACTGATACAAGAGGTGGCAGGCGTGGTCGAACCGATAGGTCTCGAGCGCGTCCGAAACCGATTCGGCAGTCTTTGCCAATCGAGACACGACCCACATGTCTGGGAGCGTTCGCCTCGCCGACTCTCCGCCCGACTTGTGATTCCTCTCAATGTTCATCAATAGAAACCGCGCGGCGTTCCAAATCTTATTGGCGAAGTTGCGATAGCCTTCGATCCGTTCCTCAGCCAATTTGATGTCGCGGCCCGGTGTCGACATCGATGCGAGCGTAAAGCGCAGCGAGTCCGTGCCGTACTTCTCCATGACGTGGAGGGGATCGATGACGTTGCCTTTCGACTTGCTCATTTTTTGCCCTTCGGCGTCTCGCACGAGGGCATGAATATAGACGTCCTTGAAGGGAATCGCTTTATCGAGATTGTCCGGGTCTTCGGGGTCTCGCATGAACTTGAGTCCCATCATGATCATCCGCGCGACCCAGAAGAAGAGAATGTCCAACCCCGTGACGAGTGTCGAGGTGGGATAGAATCGTTTGAGATCTTCGGTCCGATCGGGCCATCCCAGCGTCGAAAATGGCCACAAAGCCGAGGAGAACCACGTGTCCAGGACGTCCGGGTCCTGCAGGAGTGTGCCTGTATGGCCCTTGGGGCAAGCCGCGGGCGGAGTTTTCCTTACGATGGGTCTGGCGTCGGAGGGAATGAGGGGCGCTCCATCGGATGCACGGCGTAGGAAGGGCGTCCCATAACACGCCTCGCAGTACCATGCCGGAATTTGATGTCCCCACCAGATCTGGCGTGACACGCACCAGTCTTTGATGTCCCTCATCCAGCCGAGATAGTTGTTCTTCCAAGCCTCGGGGATGATGCGGATCCGGCCCTCTTCGACGACTCGTATTGCGGGCTCTGCCAGTGGCTGGATTTTAACGAACCACTGATCCGAGAGCAGCGGTTCCACGACTGTTTTGCACCGATAGCACTTGCCGAGCGCCATCTTGTGCGGCTCGACTTTTTCCAGCAAGCCTCGCTCTTTGAGCCAATGTTCGATCTTCGGGCGGACCTTCGCTGCGGACAATCCTTCGACTGCCGCCACAACGTCTGGATCGCTTCCGGCAGCTTGCAGCAACGCTGGCGCCAGAGCTGCATGCACATCCATGATTTTGATCCGCGGCAGATCATGACGCTCGCCGGCCGCGAAGTCGTTGAAGTCGTGTGCGGGAGTGATCTTGACGGCTCCGGTCCCGAACTCGCGGTCGACGAGGATGGGATCACCGACAATGGGGATCTCGCGGGTCGTGAGGGGTAGCCGGACGCGTTTGCCGATGAGATGACGGTAACGATCATCGTCGGGATGGACGGCCACGGCGGTGTCACCCAGCATCGTCTCCGGACGCGT harbors:
- a CDS encoding Ycf48-like protein, with translation MLCLAASVQLLQHIASATDGSDRIGIAAQRSGTAHTLLSVYFQSPQLGWAVGGGGTIIRTEDGGKRWTSAKSGTSVLLTGVTFPDDRNGWVVGAGGTILFSVDGGERWRRQLSGTQNTLYAVTFLTPALGWVVGERGLIMRTDDGGRRWSEQAAVTNANLYGVVFRDPQHGVAVGALGTILVTDDGGESWQVKDTKSTGTFFDVGFSDAVTGWVVGNAGAMMLTTDGGESWTDRTLSCIGLCTRVTDLLKIRFTAPNTGWIVGERGTLYRSTDGGGSWAAQPPLGRDSLFGLSFGDARHGWAVGENGTIQAIHP
- a CDS encoding ribosomal RNA small subunit methyltransferase E is translated as MPAFFIDPSNVQGEVITVSGALLHHLRASLRSQPGDTLYLTVPGVRRYRTTVTSVDRTRLTSHIAESTDAVTPPSPQLVLAQAILKHDRMDWVIQKATELGVESIQPLVTDQSVVRPDPKRAEAQRERWQRISIEASQQSERWLPSVVAGPLSLEQWMIQWDSPGLALVLLERTHAVSLQTVGLDTRQQTITLLVGPEGGWREKEIDGLVKKGAVPVGMGENILRSETASLAAISIIQGRLGRLGTAIQSK
- the dnaJ gene encoding chaperone protein DnaJ, which produces MSKRDYYETLGLERTASDEDIKKAFRKLARQHHPDVQQSDRDKKQAEERFKEIAEAYEVLSDQDKRRRYDAFGHAGAQGGAGFEGFDFGQGGFGDIFNDIFEDFFGGARGGTRQRGERGSDLQYNLELTFEEAVFGKEAKLKIPRWETCQDCQGTGARSQASVKVCPSCKGTGQLRLQQGFFSISRTCHHCNGNGQVITEPCKTCQGRQRLYRERLLSVQIPAGIEDGMRLRLSNEGEHGLNGGPPGDLFVALRVKPHPVFSRRGTDIVCDVPISFITASLGGKVEVPTLKGSATIKVTPGTQHDSPVRIKGGGIPSLKGAHPGDQICTVKVQIPTKLSERQKDLLKEFAKDSGMSLEQDGEGLLDKVKTLFE
- the dnaK gene encoding chaperone protein DnaK, which gives rise to MGKVIGIDLGTTNSCVAIMSGGDPVVIANAEGSRTTPSVVAITDKGERLVGQIAKRQAITNPENTIYSVKRLMGRKFRSKEVQDAIKRLPYKVLEASNGDAHVEIRGKSYSPPEVSAMILQKMKQTAEDYLGEKVSEAVITVPAYFDDSQRQATKDAGQVAGLTVLRIINEPTAASLAYGLDKKKDERIAVYDLGGGTFDISILEIGEGVFEVKSTNGDTYLGGDDFDLRVMDWLVDEFKKDQGIDLRKDRMALQRLKEAAERAKIELSSSQESEINLPFITADASGPKHLVTKLTRAKLEQLVDDLVQRTIEPCKKALADAGVSARDINEVVLVGGMTRMPKVIQTVKDFFGKEPHRGVNPDEVVAIGAGIQGGVLKGEVKDVLLLDVTPLTLGIETLGGIFTHLIERNTTIPSKKSQVFSTAADNQTAVTIRVFQGEREMANDNKLLGQFDLVGIPPAPRGMPQVEVTFDIDANGIVHVSAKDLGTGKEQSIKITASSGLSKEEIENLVRDAQSHSDEDKKRRQLAEAKNQADSLIYGTEKNLAEHGDKIAESDKNQITEALASLKKAMEGTDAAAIQSATQALTTASHKLAEEMYKKASAAATPGGESPQGGDGAQKTDEKVVDAEFEEVDKDKK
- the coaX gene encoding type III pantothenate kinase, with amino-acid sequence MLLAIDIGNTNVVWGLFEGPTLKGHWRLATDASKTADEYGLDFRGLVRLSGFDAEAVEGVIISSVVPSLAQTFELLSETYFHRTPVFVTSDMDTGLTLRYANPREIGSDRIVNAASAFYLYRSDLIIIDFGTATTFCAVTSQGEYLGGVIAPGLGISADVLWSRTAKLPKVALQKPKTVIGRDTASSMQSGLIYGYAGLVDHIVDRMVRELCTTPHVIATGGLASVIAPESQRIQEIRPFLTLEGLALLYARSLGDRI
- a CDS encoding nicotinate-nucleotide diphosphorylase (carboxylating), whose translation is MPTATSAPSQEHISHLVRLALFEDLPSGDLTTSTLFPSPIRATGTILAKQTLTVAGVPLAEEAFRQVDAGLTFVRNCADGQTAQPGDAILTVTGDGRSILSGERVALNFLQHLSGIATLTARFCEAVKAYHVIILDTRKTTPGLRTLQKWAVRVGGGSNHRLSLSDGILIKDNHLLLASHLGQSLTECCRLAKNRGGFQTHVIVEADSLEQIPPALEGRADIILLDNMPPAMVRRAIDLIGGRAQTEVSGGITLANVADYAALGPTYISIGALTHSAPAVDIGLDLTV